TAGACTTGGCAAAAGTCGCCTTCTCGAGGTCAATGCAAAAGTCCTTCATTTGCGCCAGATCGAGCTTCTCGAGTTCCGCGTTGTAGTTCACCTCGGGCTCGGAGAGCTTTACCGGCTGCGGCAACTCGATATCGGTTTTCTCGGTCCACTGCGTGTGGCAAACTGCATCCTTGAGCGTTTGCTGCAGTGCCTCCTTGGTCAAGCGCTCGGTGTGGGCATAACCCGGACGGCCATCCTTGATCACGCGGATGCCAAGCCCCACGGAATCCGAGATTTCGGTATTCTGCACCTGTCCCTGAAATACCGAGAGCCCCTCGGAATGAGAATTCGAGGCAATGATATCGAACTGTTCCGCCTCGTCCTTCGCGAGGTCACACATACAAGATACGGCGTCAATGATATTCATAATGAGTTAGTAAAATTAATCAATAAATCCCACAGAAATCTAGTAACTTATAACTTGGAACTAGTAACTTTTCTTGCGAGCATGCGCCAGTAGGCGGCAGGGCTCCCTGTCACGGACTCCAGCGATTCGGCGAGTTCGCGAGTAATAGGCTGCGTTCCGGCAATCAAGGCCTCGAGCATTTCCATGGAAACACCAAGACGACGGGCAAATTCCGCCTTGTCCATCTTAAGCCACTCGATACCTTCCAGAATTGCCTGCCCCGGAGTGGGCGTTCCATGCCTTGCCATTAGAAATCAACCTCTTTCCAGCCTTCCGCACCAAAGCGGAGGTCGCGTTCCACGAATTCCCAGATTAAAAGTTTTTTGCCCTTGAGTACGCCGGCCTTGCGGGCGAGTTTCTCGCGAACCAAAGTCGAAGCGCCGCCATCGCTCACGATAGATGCCACAGGACGGTTCATGTTCTTCGCGAAGTGCGCAATCCAGCCCGCGTTCACCGGCGAATCGGTCTGGTAAATGCGGCTAAAGCTGTCACCGAGAATCAAAATCTTCGCCTTGCGGAAGTCGTCCTTGAAAGGCGACACCACATGCCCCGTGACATCTTGCTCCTTGAACACGCCAAACTTGTTGAGCCCGCTCATCTCGCCTATATCGCCCATGCGGTGCGCCACGCTGTCGGCAACCGAAAACTCCACCGAGTCCTCGCCCACCTCGATGACGCCCGCCTCTGCCATGGACTGCACCTTTTTGGCTATCTCCTTGGCCGCCAGTTCCGCACCGCGGGGGGTCCAGTGCGTGTCGTCGTTCAGGTAGAGTGCTCCTTCCGCCGTATCGCCCGCCTTGGCGGCAAGCAGAGGCGTGTACAAGTCCACCGTGTTAAATCCAAGCGAGGTAAGCGAATCGAGAATCGCCTTGCCGTGTCCGCGGGTAGCCCCGTTCGACGAGGTATTTCCCAAATTCAACGGGGATTCGCCGCCCGTAAGGCGTTCGGGGTAAATGCTCGGCTTGCCCGGCACCACGACCACCAAAAGTTCCACGCCCTTCGCGCGCAGCTGGTCGCGGAACTTCGCGATTGCCTTCACGGGGTTGTCGAGCTTGGCGCTGCGCGCGTCGAGGGGTGACGGCTGCACCAAGAATTCCACGTCCTGGCGGTAAAAAAGCCACGGGTCCTGATTCCCCGCCGGTGCAGGTGGTTTGGAGCCGAGGACGACTTTTTCACCGGGGTCATTAAAAATCTTCCAGACGGCCAGCTGGTAACGCGGACGCACCGCCAAAACAAGCGCATTCTCGTCCTCGACCTTGCTCTCAAAGGCGCGCAGGTAACGGCTCGTCCAAACGCCATATTGCTTCACGTCAAGGAAGGCGTCGCCCAGCGAAAAATGGTCAAATCGCGAAATGGTCGCTTTCAATGCCGAATCCACCGTCGGGAAGCTCTCGGGTTCGTCTTCGAGGGCGGCCAGGAGCGTGTCGGCCTGTTTCAACAGCTTGTAGCGGGATTCCCCTGAATCCAGCTCGGCATAGGTGTTCACCGTAAGCACAGCCGCTTCGAGGTCGGAGAGCGCCCCCACAACCGGTTCCAGGGCGTCGGCAATCTCGGTACCGCCCGCCATGGACTCGCGTGCGGCTCGCCAGCAGGAATCCAACTTGAGCGCCGCATGGGCAATGGCGTTCCCACGCTTGAACGGCGTGTAGACCACATCCTTGAAAATATCGAACGAAATGAACCGCTTATCGCCGCGGAGGTCCGCCACCGACTGCACCGAGAAGGGCAGCAAAAGCAAAAGACCGAAAACAGCGATAATGGCGACAAGTTTTTTATTCACGCCCCTAAAATAGAAAAAAACGGACAGCACCACAGCGCCATCCGCTTAAAATACCCGGTCCGCGACTCGAACGCGGAGCTAGTCCTTAGGAGGGACCCGTTTTATCCTGTTAAACTAACCAGGCAACTCGCCGGCGACTACTGCCACCGAAGCATTGCAAATATACAAAAGAATTCCGGTTTCGTCAGCAACGAAACCGAGCTTGCAAAAACTAGTAAGCGTGGTCGCAGTCCACGTTCTCCTTGCCCTTGATACCATTCGCGCACTCGATAAGGCCTTGGAGTACGCCGTTACGGAACGTGCCCCAACTCTTTTTGTCGTTCTTCATGATGAAACACGCCTGGTTGCTCTTTTCGGGGTCTGTGCCTTCGATGCCGTTCACGGGTATCCACTCGTAGCAGCGTTCATCCACATAGTAGGTGTAGAACTTGCCCTCAATTTTGCCATCGCGGTAGTTGCCAAAGGAATAGCCCAGATCGTTCTGTCCGTTGAGCAGACCCTTCTTGAAGTCGATGGTAATCTTGTCCTTGAGTTTGGCGCGCGCGGCCTCGCGTTCTTCCTTCTTTTGGGCGAAGGCTTCCTCGGCGGCCTTCCTCTGCTTGCCCTTGAGCTTGCTGATGCGCTTGAGTTCACGCTTGTCGGCCTTCTCCTCGGCCTTCTGCTGCGCCTTGTAGTCTTCGACAAACGGGTAGTGGACCGTGAGACGGCCGTGGATTTCGTTGTTCCAGTACGGGATCTCTGCCATGAGGAAGCCCTTTTGCGAGAACATGTTGACCATGCCATGCACCGCGCCCATCTTGTAGGGGACTTCGAGGTGCAAGAAGTAGTAGGGCTTCATTTTCTTCTTTTCTTTGGGATCCTTGATGCCCAGATTGTCGACCGCGCTGTAGCGGTAGAAACGCGAAACGCCGTTCTTGTTGCCGTGGACGTATTCGGTGGTATAAAGCACCTTGCCGAACTCCTTGCCCTGGCGCATAGGCAGGTTGGGGTCGTTGCCGTAGCCCGTCTCGCGGCCATGGAACTTGCCGTTGGCATCCACGGTCATCTCGTTTTCGAGGTAGCCGTTCAAAAGGAAGCCGGACCACACGTTGCCATCTTTGCAGCGGACATCGCTGTAGTCAATAAAGCGACCCACGGCATCGGGCAAAAGCTTTTCGGGGAGCCCGGAAATGGCGAACACACCCTTGCGGTTCCAGTCCAAAAGGCGCGGGGCGTCCGGACGTTCGTGATACTGGAAAAAGCACGGGATGCTGTCGAGGCGGGCCTTGCGCTCGGCAAAATACGTTCCAAACGGAGTCGGTTTCTTGTTGTCGGTGAACTTTTGCGCCACGGCGTCGTGGACCTTGCCGCTATCGGCAAAGTCGGCAAGTGTAAAGCCCGTGCTGTTGAGGTGGTCTACGCAAAGGTCCAGGTTCTTGTTGTACTCGTCGCTGTCCTCGGCGCACTTTTTGCCCTTGCACTTGAGAATTTCAAACTGAGGCAAATCCCACACCTTGGTCACCTTGGTGGCGCCTTCGCCCCACTCGTCGGCTTCCTTCTCTTCGATGTTGAAGCAACCGCAAATCCAGGCTTCGCCATAGGTCTTCACAGCAAGGCGTTCCAGTTCCTCGGGCTCGACACGGCCGACGTTTTCCATCCAGCAGTCAAAATACCTGGTGATTTTATCTTCGGCCATCGTCAGGGTCGCGAAGCCTAAAAGCAAAAATAGCGAGACTTTGACAAATTTTTTCATGTTACTCATTCCTATTCCACCATAAAATATAACACCAACAAAAAATTAATCGCCCGAAAGTTTGACCAAATAGCCCTTTTTTTCGAGTTCCAGCTTTAAAATGTTGCGCTTATCGCCCTGGATTTCGATGTTGAAGTCTTTGACGGAACCTCCCACCCCGCATTTTTGCTTCAAGGCGCGGGCCAGCTCCTTGAGTTCATCTTCATCGAGGGGCACTCCCGTCACGACGCTCAGCATTTTACCGCCGCCCATCCGCTTGAGCTGGATGCGCACGACTCCGTCGCCCTGCGGGCGCTCGGCCTTGGGCTTTTCTTCTTTAATGCGGCCGACGCCGGTCGCAAAGACGAGTGTGGAACGCGGTTCACTCACGAGGCTCCCCCTTTTTGCCAAAAATCAACGCCACGAGCAGCCCGATGACAACATACAACAGGACCGCCGCCAAAAGGCCAACGAACTCGGACCCCGACAGGGCCTCGACCTTCACGAACAGCCACACCGAAACGGGCATCGCAACAAGGAAGAGGATTCCGGGCAAATTCTTTTTCATTACTTAACATCCATCTCAGTGGTCTTGCCGTCGGCGGTGACCTGGTAACGGCCCTTGAAACCGCGGAACTTCGCCACGCCGTCGTTACCAGCGGTCGCGGTCGCCTCGGTGGTCCACTTTTTGTGCCAGAGGTCGTAAATGCGTTTGGCAGCCTCTTTCTCGTGACCGTCGGCACCAATGATGCCGCCGTTCTTGATCCAGTGGCGGTTATCCCAAAAGCCCCACAGCACAATGCCGTTAATGGCCGGGTGGCTAAAGGCGCTGCGGATGAACTTTTCGTAAGCGTCGGCCTGGCCCTTTTCGGAGAGCGTCATGCCCTGGTCCCACGTGCCAAAGTCCAGTTCCGTCACCTTGATGGGGAGCCCAAGCGAGGCAATCTTGTCGAGGCGCTCCTTGATGAGGGCCGGCTCCACCGGACGCGCGTTAAAGTGGCACTGCACGCCCACGCCCATGATAGGCACCTTGCGGTCGAGCATGCCCTTGATGAGGCTTACATAACGGTCAGTCTCAGCCGCAGCGACCACGTTGTACTCGTTCAGGTACAGCATGGCATCGGGATCGGCCTTGTGCGCCCAAATGAAAGCGCTGTCGAGGTACTGCCATCCGCAGGTGTTGAAGGTGTAGGACTCGTGCAACGGTTCGTTCCACACGTCGTATTCGGTAATCTTGCCCTTGTACTCCTTGAGGTCACGATCAATGCGCGCCTTGAGCATTTTACCAAAATCATTGCACTGCTTGGGCGTTTGCGGGTTGGAATAGTGCTTGTCGAATCCGTACCCCTGGTGGCCCCACATGAGGGCGTGCCCGCGGAGCTTCCAGCCGTTGGCCTGCGTGAAGTCCACGTAGCGGTACATTTCCTTTTTGAGGATCTTGCCCTTCTTGGGTTCGTACTCGGGCCATTTGAACTGGTTCTCGCTCACCGCGTGCCAAAAGAATTTTTTCGCCTTGGCCTTGTACCAGTTCTCAATGCTGTCGCTCTTGCTATCGGTCGTGATGTTGAGCGCCGTGCCAAACGGGAACGCGTGGCGCAACAGCTTCACCGAGACTTTAGACCCGGGGGCGGCCTTCACGGTGAAGTCCTTTTTGCGGAGGCTGTCGATACGGGATTCGGCGGTCTGGTACCAAAGCGTGTCCAGCGTTTCAGCCTTTTCGATCCGCACATCGTCCATTTGGATCCAACCCTTTTGCAGGCCCACATGGAACGTGACGTTGTTGAGGCCATAGCCCTTCTGGTCGGCGAGAAACTTCATCGAAAAAGTCTGCCACTTGTCGGTCAACTGGAAGCTGGCGCTCTCCTTTTGACGGTAGTCGGGAGGGCCTCCCTGCACCACCGCGTTAATGGGCATGTTGCCCTTCGCCTTGAAGGAGAGCGTGTAGTATGCGGAATCGGCAAGGAACTTGGGCGGCTGTAGCTGGAGCCCCCACCAAATCTTGGGGAGAGTCTTCACCACCACCTTCGCACCCTTCGACTTGTCGACGCCAAGGCCTTCCACAGCAATTTGCGTTTCAACGGTCGCCGGGCCATCGGGGTTGTTCCACAAGTACCAGCCGCCATCGCCGTACTCCATGTCGCCATTGCTCAAAACGTTCTGCGCAAAGGCCGAGGTGCAAAGGAGCGAAGCCGCCAAGGCGGCACCAAATGCCATACAACAAAAAGATTTCATTGAAACCTCCAAAATCTACTCCAATATAGTTTAGTTATGCGGCGGCATGTCCCGCAGCGAGAGTGTCCTGTACCGAATACGCAAAGGAATCGACAAAAAGATCCGCTTCCAATCAAAAAACGCAAAGAAAACGCCCTCGGACCAGTGAAAAGCCATTATACGAAAAGCGCGCATCCTCTTGTAACAAATCCTGCGAAGAGCCCTGTACTGTTGCCACGCGGCATAATTCCCAAAATTCCCGCCTGCAAGCACTTCGTCAAGCAACAGGTGACCGCGACGGGCATCAGGCCTGCAAAGCAAGAGGGACGCATCCAAAGCAAAAATCTTCTGCAGAACCCACATCATGGCGCCGCCCATGACACCAAGCCCCAAGTACTTTAAACGGGATGCCACGTAGTCGCGCTCCTCGGGAGTCGCCGACCGAAGCAAAATAAAGTAATCCGTTATTTGGCGTAACCCAACTCCCCCAGTCAAAAGATGGCGCTCGATGTGCGCGAGCTGCATTACCAAGGCGAACATGGCAGAGGGTACGTTAAATCCCTCGGGCACGGGCAACAGATCCACAAGTTCTTCACGCAGGTACTTTTGCAGGCGGGCATTCAAAAACGGGTTGAAGAATCCCGATGACGGACGGAAGTGCACCTCGACACTAATGCCTTTTTCGTTAGAAACCATGTGCACGTGATGCGAGCTCTTTTCAGAACCTTCGAGCAGTTTTTTTTGCCGAAGCCAATCAATGACATCCTTTTTGCCGCCGTCCACCCAAATGTCAATGTCGCCCAGCTGGCGTGCAAAGCGGTCCGGGTAGAGCCTCGCGTTCGCAGGTCCCTTGAGGATCGCCGAACGACGTCCCTCGGCATCGACAAACCGCGTCAGCCGTGCCGCCTCGTCATAGAACTTCTGGTTGAGCCCCCTGGTGCTCTCGGCGTCACTCGCCCACTGGAAGGCTATCTCCCTGGGAGGGCGGAATTCGGCCTGCAACCGCGACACACCGCCATACAAAATCCCAAGCATCAACTGCTTTTCGGCAAGCCCATATACGCTTTCCCATTCTTCGGGAGTCAAGCGGAAGCAAAAATCCGCATCTACCCCCAGGGAAAAACGCAGCAAAGCAACAAACTTGTCTTTAAGCACATCCATTTGCAAGCCTAAATATAACAATAATGAAAAAACGAACACAAAAAAAAACGAATGGATGCACTTTCACTATTCAAAAAGGTTAAATTAAAAGACATGCACTACAAACCTTATCGCGACTTGCTTCTTGAACTCTTCCCCAACTACCTCAAGGTTCGCAAAATGCCCCTGAACGGCGGTTTCAGCTGCCCGAACCTCGACGGCACCAAGAGCTATTCCGGCTGCAGCTACTGCAACAACCGCAGCTTCAGCCCGGTCTTTGACCAGGCCAAGGTCCAAATCCAGGAACAGCTTGACACGTTCGTGCCCAAGCTTCGCGAAAAATACCCGAACGCAGGGATCCTTGCCTACCTGCAGCCCTACACCAACACGCACGCGCCGCTCGAGCGCCTGCACGAAATCATCGACCCCATTGTAAAGCACAAGGAAGTCGCCGGACTTGCCATCGGCACGCGCCCCGACTGCCTCGAAGACGACAAGATTGCGTACCTGGCTGGGCTCAACCAAAAGAAGCCCATCATTGTCGAGATTGGGCTGCAAACGGCAAACGACCTCACGCTCGCCGCCATCAACCGCAGGCACACCCTCGCCGAATTCGAGGATGCCGTCAAGCGCTGCAAGGCGGCGGGGCTCACCGTCACGACCCACGTGATTGTGGGGCTCCCGGACGAGAATATGAACGACTTCAAGCACACCGCACAGGTAGTGCACGACCTCGGCCTCGCCGCAGTCAAAATCCACCCGCTTCATATTGTGGCAGGGACCATGATGGCGCAAGACTTCTCGAGCGGCGAAATCAAGCTGCTCTCGTTCGAGGAATACTGCGAAGCCGTCGCCGAGATGATCAAGATTATCGGTCCCGACATCGCCATTGAACGTTTTAGTGGCGAAAGCCCCAGCGAAATGCTCCTCGCCCCCAACTGGTGTGGGGAACGCGAAAAAATCATTGAGCAGGTAGAAAAAATACTGAGCCAAGGCGACCAGGCGTAAGGCCGACTTTAAATCAGTTACAGCGTGACCGTCTCGTCACACAGTTCGCAAACCACCTTGCGGTGCGTTATAAAGATCATCGTCTTTTGCGGGTAGGCGGCAAAAAGCCGCAGGTACATTTCGCGCTCGGTCGCCTCGTCGAGCGACGCGCTGATTTCGTCGAGCAGCAAAATGGAACCCGGTCGCAACAAACCGCGGGCCACGGCAATGCGCTCCGCCTGTCCTTCGCTAAGACCACAGCCGCGTTCGCCCAGTTCGGTATCGAGCCCTTGCGGCAAGTCATGCACAAAGTCGGCGCAGGCCGTGTGGAGGGCGGCATTCAATTCTTCCTCAGTCGCCGAGGGCTTCGCCAGCAGCAGGTTGTAACGAACCGAGCCGCTCATGAGCGTGTTGCCCTGCGGAACAAAAACATAGGCAGAACGCGGCAAATGCGTAATCAAGCCCGAAGTCGGCTTTATGAACCCGAGCATCAGGCGGAACAAGGTCGACTTCCCCACGCCGGTCTCGCCCATCAAGGCAGTCTTGCTGCCGGGCTTGAACTCGTGTGTAAAATGCGAGAGAATTTCACGGTCGCCCTTGGCATAGCGGAACGTGACGTCGTCAAAAACGATTTCACCCTTTTTTGGGGCGTCGGGCAGGTGAACGTCCTCAGGTTCGTCCAACCTGTTGGTCTCCAGTTCTTCCAGGCGGTCAATGCTCGCCGTCGCATGGATGACCTGCGGTGCCATGTTCAAAAGCGAAAGGATGGGCTGCTGGATCTGCCCCACCAGCTGTAAAAAAGAGGTCATCACGCCGAAAGTGATGGCGCCACTGCGAAGCCCGAGACCGCCCCACACAAAGGCCAGCATGTAGCCGAGCCCAAAAGTACAGCCAAGCATGAACCGCGTAATCGTGGTAAAGCGCGTGCGGCGCAAAACATTCCCGCGCAAATCCCGCTGCATGGAATCCAGCTGGTCTGCCATCCAACGCTCGCTCTCCATGGAGCGCAAAACCACATTGTGCTCCACGCCCTCCTGCACATGCATTTGGATGCGGCTTTCGCCTTCGCGAATCTCGAGCGTCATGTGGCGCAGCCTATGCGCCACGAACTTGCCCACCACAATCGCCACCGGCGTGAGCAAAACCAGCGCCCAGGCAAGTCGCGCGTCAAACCAGCGCATCAGCAAAAAGGCGCCCACCAGCTGGCAAGAGGTCACCACGATTTGCGGTAGCGTCGCCGAGAGAACGTCGCCCACCGCCTCAATGTCCTTGGAGAGTCGCGATGTCACGTCGCCCGAATGCAGTTCCTTTTCGTCGTAAAGCCTACGGTTGAACATGCTGCTGAACAACCGCAAACGAAGCTCGTTCGTTTTGCGCACGTTCGCCGAAGTCGTCATGTACATGTAGACCTGGCGCAAAACGACTCCGCCCACGATTGTCCCCACAAGGAAAACCACCATGCGAATAATGTCGGCATCGCTCCCGTTTTTTATGGTAACGTCAATAAAATGCTTGCTGAGGCATACCATGAGGAGGCCAAACGAAACCTGCAAAAGCCCCACTGCAACGCGGACTAACGCATTGAAACGGATTCCGCTTGTATTACGCCACAGCCAAGCCAGGTACTTCATTCCACCACGCCGACTTTTTGCCACTCGTCCACAATCGAGGCCACATCCGCGCGAGCCTGTTCCTGCGCAACGTCATATTCACCGCAAAGGGCTTCCGTCAGGCTGTCGATGGTAAACTCGCCCTCGGCAGCCTTTTGCCACAGCCAGGCGGCCGTTTCATTTAGGCAGAGCATACGTCCAAAATCGAGGGCTCCCAGCCCCTCGCCCATAATCACCTGTTCGCCGCACACTTCGCGCAGCACAAAGCCGTCCTTGAGTTTCATGCCTGTTCCTTAAAAAAAATACATGCCAAATATATAAAACAAACGACGAAATCAAACGGTCTTGAACATTCTGCGTAGTTTAGCGCACACTCGCCTGGGCAAAAAAAGCCATTTTCGAACAGGGCAAAGCCACACCCAAAGCTTGGCAGCACAGCGGCGTGGCAAAAAATCCATGGAGCGGCGCCTGCCGTTGGCGCCCACCACATGAGTAGCGATTGCCTTCACATCGTTCAATGTGCAATGTTCAACACCCGCCAGGTTTCCGTCCCCCATGAGGGTCACACTTTCGCCTTCCAGCGCAATGACCCGGTGTACCACATAGCGGGAGCCCTCCACAAAGGCAAGCACCACATCGCCCACCTTGACCT
This genomic stretch from Fibrobacter sp. UWP2 harbors:
- a CDS encoding XRE family transcriptional regulator, which translates into the protein MARHGTPTPGQAILEGIEWLKMDKAEFARRLGVSMEMLEALIAGTQPITRELAESLESVTGSPAAYWRMLARKVTSSKL
- a CDS encoding cell envelope integrity protein TolA, with product MKKFVKVSLFLLLGFATLTMAEDKITRYFDCWMENVGRVEPEELERLAVKTYGEAWICGCFNIEEKEADEWGEGATKVTKVWDLPQFEILKCKGKKCAEDSDEYNKNLDLCVDHLNSTGFTLADFADSGKVHDAVAQKFTDNKKPTPFGTYFAERKARLDSIPCFFQYHERPDAPRLLDWNRKGVFAISGLPEKLLPDAVGRFIDYSDVRCKDGNVWSGFLLNGYLENEMTVDANGKFHGRETGYGNDPNLPMRQGKEFGKVLYTTEYVHGNKNGVSRFYRYSAVDNLGIKDPKEKKKMKPYYFLHLEVPYKMGAVHGMVNMFSQKGFLMAEIPYWNNEIHGRLTVHYPFVEDYKAQQKAEEKADKRELKRISKLKGKQRKAAEEAFAQKKEEREAARAKLKDKITIDFKKGLLNGQNDLGYSFGNYRDGKIEGKFYTYYVDERCYEWIPVNGIEGTDPEKSNQACFIMKNDKKSWGTFRNGVLQGLIECANGIKGKENVDCDHAY
- a CDS encoding translation initiation factor (involved in start site selection during the initiation of translation); the encoded protein is MSEPRSTLVFATGVGRIKEEKPKAERPQGDGVVRIQLKRMGGGKMLSVVTGVPLDEDELKELARALKQKCGVGGSVKDFNIEIQGDKRNILKLELEKKGYLVKLSGD
- a CDS encoding endo-1,4-beta-xylanase — encoded protein: MAFGAALAASLLCTSAFAQNVLSNGDMEYGDGGWYLWNNPDGPATVETQIAVEGLGVDKSKGAKVVVKTLPKIWWGLQLQPPKFLADSAYYTLSFKAKGNMPINAVVQGGPPDYRQKESASFQLTDKWQTFSMKFLADQKGYGLNNVTFHVGLQKGWIQMDDVRIEKAETLDTLWYQTAESRIDSLRKKDFTVKAAPGSKVSVKLLRHAFPFGTALNITTDSKSDSIENWYKAKAKKFFWHAVSENQFKWPEYEPKKGKILKKEMYRYVDFTQANGWKLRGHALMWGHQGYGFDKHYSNPQTPKQCNDFGKMLKARIDRDLKEYKGKITEYDVWNEPLHESYTFNTCGWQYLDSAFIWAHKADPDAMLYLNEYNVVAAAETDRYVSLIKGMLDRKVPIMGVGVQCHFNARPVEPALIKERLDKIASLGLPIKVTELDFGTWDQGMTLSEKGQADAYEKFIRSAFSHPAINGIVLWGFWDNRHWIKNGGIIGADGHEKEAAKRIYDLWHKKWTTEATATAGNDGVAKFRGFKGRYQVTADGKTTEMDVK
- a CDS encoding nucleotidyltransferase family protein; translation: MDVLKDKFVALLRFSLGVDADFCFRLTPEEWESVYGLAEKQLMLGILYGGVSRLQAEFRPPREIAFQWASDAESTRGLNQKFYDEAARLTRFVDAEGRRSAILKGPANARLYPDRFARQLGDIDIWVDGGKKDVIDWLRQKKLLEGSEKSSHHVHMVSNEKGISVEVHFRPSSGFFNPFLNARLQKYLREELVDLLPVPEGFNVPSAMFALVMQLAHIERHLLTGGVGLRQITDYFILLRSATPEERDYVASRLKYLGLGVMGGAMMWVLQKIFALDASLLLCRPDARRGHLLLDEVLAGGNFGNYAAWQQYRALRRICYKRMRAFRIMAFHWSEGVFFAFFDWKRIFLSIPLRIRYRTLSLRDMPPHN
- a CDS encoding TIGR01212 family radical SAM protein (This family includes YhcC from E. coli K-12, an uncharacterized radical SAM protein.) — protein: MHYKPYRDLLLELFPNYLKVRKMPLNGGFSCPNLDGTKSYSGCSYCNNRSFSPVFDQAKVQIQEQLDTFVPKLREKYPNAGILAYLQPYTNTHAPLERLHEIIDPIVKHKEVAGLAIGTRPDCLEDDKIAYLAGLNQKKPIIVEIGLQTANDLTLAAINRRHTLAEFEDAVKRCKAAGLTVTTHVIVGLPDENMNDFKHTAQVVHDLGLAAVKIHPLHIVAGTMMAQDFSSGEIKLLSFEEYCEAVAEMIKIIGPDIAIERFSGESPSEMLLAPNWCGEREKIIEQVEKILSQGDQA
- a CDS encoding ABC transporter ATP-binding protein, with translation MKYLAWLWRNTSGIRFNALVRVAVGLLQVSFGLLMVCLSKHFIDVTIKNGSDADIIRMVVFLVGTIVGGVVLRQVYMYMTTSANVRKTNELRLRLFSSMFNRRLYDEKELHSGDVTSRLSKDIEAVGDVLSATLPQIVVTSCQLVGAFLLMRWFDARLAWALVLLTPVAIVVGKFVAHRLRHMTLEIREGESRIQMHVQEGVEHNVVLRSMESERWMADQLDSMQRDLRGNVLRRTRFTTITRFMLGCTFGLGYMLAFVWGGLGLRSGAITFGVMTSFLQLVGQIQQPILSLLNMAPQVIHATASIDRLEELETNRLDEPEDVHLPDAPKKGEIVFDDVTFRYAKGDREILSHFTHEFKPGSKTALMGETGVGKSTLFRLMLGFIKPTSGLITHLPRSAYVFVPQGNTLMSGSVRYNLLLAKPSATEEELNAALHTACADFVHDLPQGLDTELGERGCGLSEGQAERIAVARGLLRPGSILLLDEISASLDEATEREMYLRLFAAYPQKTMIFITHRKVVCELCDETVTL
- a CDS encoding PqqD family protein gives rise to the protein MKLKDGFVLREVCGEQVIMGEGLGALDFGRMLCLNETAAWLWQKAAEGEFTIDSLTEALCGEYDVAQEQARADVASIVDEWQKVGVVE